CGAAATAACCGTGATGCGTGCCGTCACTTGAATTCAGCCTTCAGGCCCGCCACCTGGTGACGGCCGAGGCCGCGAATGCGACGGTTCGGGGCGATGTCGAGCTTCTCCATGACGGCCGTGGCGCGCTTCTCCCCCACACGCGGGAGCGACTTGAGAAGGTCGACGACCTTCACGTGAGCGAGCACGTCATCGCCGGCGGCCTCGTCGAGAGCCTCCGAGAGGGACAGTGCCCCGGTTCGGACCTTGGCCTTCAACTCGGCTCGGACGCGCCGCGCCTGGGTGGCGGCCGCGCGGGCGGCCTGGAGTTGTTCGGTGGTCAACTGCGGAATGGACACTTATTTCTCCAACGTTCGGAGGGACTCAATACCCACCAACCAGACGGCTGGGTCTTCGAATGGTAGCAACTCAGACGGCCGCGTAGGACTTCGCTTTTGCCCGTAGCGCCTCGGAGTCCGGCCCGGCCTGAAGAATCCCGCGTCCGACCATGGGAAGCACCTTGTCGAAGGCGGGTCCGAACAATTCGGGCAGGTCCTCGAGTCGCCCACCCTGGGCGCCGATTCCTGGGACGAGGATGGACGCGTTGAACTCGGAGACGTCGCAGGCGAGCGTCCCGTGGGTGCCGCCCACGACCAGCCCGATGGCGCGGGTGCGGGCCCGCGAATTCAGTTCCTTGGCGGCGTCGATGATCTCCTGGACCACCGAGCCCTCCCGCCCCAGCGCCAGCTGGACGCTTCCGCCCTCGGGGTTGGACGTGCGGGCGAGCACGTACACGCCGCGGTCGAAGGCGATCGCGCGCTCGAAGGCGGGCATGAGGGACTCGAACCCCAGGTAGGGCGACAAGGTGACGGCGTCGCCCGCCAGGGGCGAATCGGGGGCCAGGTAGGCCTCGGCGTAGGCGGACATGGTGGATCCGATGTCGCCGCGCTTGGCGTCGATGATGCTCAGCGCACCGGCCGCGCGGATTTCAGCGATCACGGTCTCCAGGACGGCGATCCCCGCCGAGCCGTACACCTCGAAGAAGGCCGACTGGGGTTTGAAGACCGCCACGGTCTCGCCCAGGGCGTCGATGATGGTGCGGCAGTAGCGCTCCAGTCCGGCGGCCGTCAGGGGCAGGCCCCACGCCGACAGCAGCGACGCGTGCGGGTCGATCCCCACGCACAGGTTGCCCCGTTCGGCGGTCAGGGCCTTCAGACGCTGGTTGTAGGTGCTCACCGAACCTCCTCGTTGATGTCCGCGATGAGTGCGGGGCCTGCGTAGATGAAGCCAGTGTAAAGCTGGACCAGGCTCGCGCCGGCGTCCAGCAGCGCACGGGCGTCGTCCGCGGTCATCACGCCGCCCGAGCCGATGACCGGCAGGTCGGTGTGCCCGGCGACGTACGCGACCACCTCGCGGGCCCGCGCCGTGAGCGGACGGCCGGACAGCCCGCCGGCCTCGTCGGCGAGCCGCCGGTCCGCCTCGGCCAGCCCCGTCCGGCTCAGCGTCGTGTTGGTGGCGATCAGGCCCGCGGCGCCGCCGTCGGTGACCGCCTGCAGCACCTCGTCGAGCTGGGGCCAGGTCAGGTCCGGGGCGACCTTGACGAAGACCGGCAGCGGGTCGCCGGGGGCCTGCAGCGCCGCGCGGGCGGTGAGCGCGCCCACGAGCTCCCCCAGCGCGCCGCCGTCCTGCAGCGAGCGCAGGCCGGGGGTGTTGGGGCTGGAGACGTTGATCGCGATGTAGTCGGCGTGCGGCGCCAGCCGGTCGAAGGAGGTCAGGTAGTCCCCCACCGCGTCGGCCAGCGGCGTCGCCTTGGTCTTGCCCAGGGAGATCCCCAGCGGGATGCCGGCGGCGCGGTTCCCGCGCACGATCCCGGCCACGCCGAGCCGGTTGGACACCTCGACCGAGCCGCCGTTGTTGAAGCCCATCCGGTTGACCAGGGCCCCCGACGCCGGGGCGCGGAAGACCCGCGGCCGGTCGTTGCCGGGCTGCCCCTGCGCGGTGACCGTCCCGAGTTCGGCGAAGGCGAAGCCGAGGTACTGCCAGGCGAGCGCGGCGCGCGCGTCCTTGTCCATCCCGGCGGCCAGCCCCACGCGCCCGGGGAAGTCGATCCCCGCGACCGTGACCGGGTCGCCCGACGTCCGGGTGAGCAGGCCGACCAGGTCGCGCACCCCCGGCAGCGCCCCGAGCAGCGCCAGCGCCCCGATCATGTCCTCGTGGATCGATTCAGGGTCGCCGGCGTGCGCCCGGAACAGCGCCGGGCGCACCAACCGGGTGTACCCGTCGCGCACGAGGTTCATCGCCCGGCCGCCGCCTCGGTGTCGACGCGGCCCAGTTCCTCGTCCACGGCCGCGTTCCACGACTGCAGCGAGCGGACGCCCACCTCGCCGGCCTTGGCGGCCTCGATGCCCTGCACGGCGGCCGAGAGCCCCTGCACGGTCGTGATCGAGGGGATGTCGCGCAGGATCGCCGCGGACCGGATCGACCAGCCGTCGCGGCGCGGGGCGCCGTCGCGACTGGCACCCTGGGGCGTGTTGAAGATCAGGTCGATGTCGCCGCTCATGATGGCGTCCACCACGGTCGGGGCGCCGTCGGGGCCGGTGCCCTGGTGCGCCTTGCGCAGCACCTCGACCTCGACGCCGTTGCGCCGCAGCACCTGCGCGGTGCCCGCGGTCGCCACGATCCGGAAGCCCAGGTCCGCGAGCCGCTTCACCGGGAAGATCGCGTGCCGCTTGTCGCGGTTGGCGATGGAGACGAAGGCCGTCCCGCCGGTCGGCAGGCCGCCGTAGCTGCCCGTCTGGGACTTGGCGAACGCGGTCCCGAAGGTGGCGTCCAGGCCCATCACCTCGCCGGTCGACTTCATCTCCGGGCCGAGCAGCGAGTCGACGTTCTCGCCGTCGGAGGTGCGGAACCGGTTGAACGGCATCACGGCCTCCTTGACCGCGATCGGCGAGGCGTCCACGACCGCGGCGCCGTCGCCCTCGGCGCGCAGCAGCCCGGACGCGCGCAGGTCGGCGATCGACTCGCCCAGCATGACGCGGGCGCAGGCCTTGGCCAGCTGGACGCCGGTGGCCTTCGACACGAACGGCACCGTGCGCGAGGCGCGCGGGTTGGCCTCCAGCACGTAGAGCGTGTCGCCCTGCAGCGCGTACTGGATGTTGATCAGGCCGCGGACGCCGACGCCCTTGGCGATCGCCTCGGTCGACGCGCGGATGTGCTCCACGGCGTCCGCGCCCAGCGTGATCGGGGGCAGGGTGCACGCCGAGTCGCCGGAGTGGATGCCGGCCTCCTCGATGTGCTCCATGACGCCGCCGAGGTACAGCTCGGTGCCGTCGTAGAGGGCGTCCACGTCGATCTCGATGGCGTCGTCGAGGAAGCGGTCGACCAGCACCGGCTGCTGCGGGGTGATGAAGGTCGCCCGCTCGATGTAGCCGGTCAGCGCCTCGTCGTCGTAGACGATCTCCATGCCGCGCCCGCCCAGCACGTAGCTGGGACGCACGAGCACCGGGTAGCCGATCCGGTTGGCGATCTCGATCGCCTGGGCCGCGCTCTGGGCCATGCCGTAGCGGGGCGCCGGCAGCCCGGCGGCCGCGAGCACGTCGCCGAAGGCGCCGCGCTCCTCGGCCAGGTTGATCGCCTCGGGCGAGGTGCCGACGATCGGCACGCCGTTGTCCTTCAGCGCCTGGGCGAGCTTGAGCGGGGTCTGCCCGCCGAGCTGCACGATGACGCCGGCGACGGGGCCCGCGGCCTCCTCGGCGTGGTAGATCTCCAGGACGTCCTCGAGGGTGAGCGGCTCGAAGTAGAGCCGGTCGGAGGTGTCGTAGTCGGTCGAGACGGTCTCGGGGTTGCAGTTGACCATGATGGCCTCGTACCCGGCCTCGCGCAGCGTCATGGCGGCGTGCACGCACGAGTAGTCGAACTCGATGCCCTGGCCGATGCGGTTCGGTCCGGAGCCGAGGATCAGCA
Above is a window of Propioniciclava coleopterorum DNA encoding:
- the mihF gene encoding integration host factor, actinobacterial type, yielding MSIPQLTTEQLQAARAAATQARRVRAELKAKVRTGALSLSEALDEAAGDDVLAHVKVVDLLKSLPRVGEKRATAVMEKLDIAPNRRIRGLGRHQVAGLKAEFK
- the pyrF gene encoding orotidine-5'-phosphate decarboxylase, with amino-acid sequence MSTYNQRLKALTAERGNLCVGIDPHASLLSAWGLPLTAAGLERYCRTIIDALGETVAVFKPQSAFFEVYGSAGIAVLETVIAEIRAAGALSIIDAKRGDIGSTMSAYAEAYLAPDSPLAGDAVTLSPYLGFESLMPAFERAIAFDRGVYVLARTSNPEGGSVQLALGREGSVVQEIIDAAKELNSRARTRAIGLVVGGTHGTLACDVSEFNASILVPGIGAQGGRLEDLPELFGPAFDKVLPMVGRGILQAGPDSEALRAKAKSYAAV
- a CDS encoding quinone-dependent dihydroorotate dehydrogenase → MNLVRDGYTRLVRPALFRAHAGDPESIHEDMIGALALLGALPGVRDLVGLLTRTSGDPVTVAGIDFPGRVGLAAGMDKDARAALAWQYLGFAFAELGTVTAQGQPGNDRPRVFRAPASGALVNRMGFNNGGSVEVSNRLGVAGIVRGNRAAGIPLGISLGKTKATPLADAVGDYLTSFDRLAPHADYIAINVSSPNTPGLRSLQDGGALGELVGALTARAALQAPGDPLPVFVKVAPDLTWPQLDEVLQAVTDGGAAGLIATNTTLSRTGLAEADRRLADEAGGLSGRPLTARAREVVAYVAGHTDLPVIGSGGVMTADDARALLDAGASLVQLYTGFIYAGPALIADINEEVR